One segment of Streptomyces sp. NBC_01463 DNA contains the following:
- the cobN gene encoding cobaltochelatase subunit CobN: MSTVLLLSTADTDLLAARASGAPFRIGNPTRIDVHEELPALIEGASVAVVRLLGGKRAWEDGLAALKAAGIPTVLLGGEAVPDAELMAESSVPAGVVAEALRYLVEGGPGNLVELARFLSDTVLLTGHGFAEPQKMPEWGVHGEREFVEGRPTVGVLFYRAHHLSGNTSFVDVLCDAVEARGANALAVYCGSLRGADAALYELLGRTDALVATVLAAGGTRASDASAGGDDEAWDIGALADLNVPVLQGLCLTSSRAAWDASDAALSPMDAAMQVAIPEFDGRLITVPFSFKEQGPDEVPVYRADPERAARVAGIAVRHAVLGHKTNAEKKLALVFTAYPTKHSRVGNAVGLDTPASAVRVLDALRAAGYGVEGHPDNGDELIHRLINAGGHDVEWLTEEQLAAAPARVPLADYRQWFAKLEPELRDSMLEHWGEPPGSLYVDGDDIVLASLQFGNVVVLIQPPRGFGENPIAIYHDPDMPPSHHYLATYRWLENTFGADAVVHMGKHGTMEWLPGKGLGLSAGCGPDAVLGELPLIYPFIVNDPGEGTQAKRRGHATVVDHLVPPMARADTYGDLAKLEQLLDEYALVSDLDPTKAPTVRAQIWTLVKAAELHHDLHVDEQPGDDDFDSFVMHIDGYLCEIKDVQIRDGLHILGGGPVDEARVNLVLAVLRASQVWGGTANALPGLRAAIAEHFGLSEKELLGEPGAAVKVPDGLTGLVDGPARTGADAIDLLEQLCRRLAEGMEARGWELPAVAGLVREVLGIELPAAVAVLGFACEEVVPRLARTTDEIDHILKALDGGFVPAGPSGSPTRGLVNVLPTGRNFYSVDPKAIPSRLSWEVGQSLADSLIARYLADTGDYPKSVGLTVWGTSAMRTQGDDIAEILALLGCRPVWDDASRRVTGFEVVPVSELGRPRIDVTVRISGFFRDAFPHVVGLIDDAVRAVAELDEPADANYVRAHADEDTAEHGDRRRATARIFGSKPGAYGAGLLPLIDARNWRSDADLAEVYAVWGGYAYGRGLEGRAARGDMETAFRRIAVAAKNVDTREHDLVDADDYFQYHGGMVAMVRHLTGESPEAYVGDSATPDQVKTRTLGEETHRVFRARVVNPRWMAAMRRHGYKGAFEMAATVDYLFGYDATAGVVDDWMYEKLSAEYVFDETNRDFMKKSNPWALRGISERLLEAAERGLWAEPDAETLERLRATYLELEGDLEGDE, from the coding sequence AGTCGTCCGTACCGGCGGGCGTCGTCGCCGAGGCGCTGCGCTATCTGGTGGAGGGTGGCCCGGGGAACCTCGTCGAGCTGGCCCGTTTCCTCTCCGACACCGTGCTGCTGACCGGGCACGGTTTCGCCGAGCCGCAGAAGATGCCCGAGTGGGGGGTGCACGGCGAGCGGGAGTTCGTCGAGGGCCGCCCGACCGTCGGGGTGCTCTTCTACCGGGCGCACCACCTCTCCGGGAACACCTCGTTCGTCGACGTGCTGTGCGACGCGGTCGAGGCACGCGGCGCCAACGCCCTTGCCGTGTACTGCGGTTCGCTGCGCGGCGCGGACGCCGCCCTGTACGAGCTGCTCGGCCGGACCGACGCCCTGGTCGCCACGGTGCTCGCGGCCGGCGGCACCCGCGCGTCCGACGCCTCCGCCGGGGGCGACGACGAGGCCTGGGACATCGGCGCGCTCGCCGATCTGAACGTGCCGGTGCTGCAGGGGCTGTGCCTGACGTCCTCGCGGGCGGCGTGGGACGCGTCGGACGCCGCGCTCTCCCCCATGGACGCGGCGATGCAGGTCGCCATCCCGGAGTTCGACGGCCGCCTCATCACCGTCCCGTTCTCCTTCAAGGAGCAGGGGCCGGACGAGGTGCCGGTGTACCGCGCGGACCCCGAGCGGGCCGCCCGCGTCGCCGGGATCGCGGTGCGCCACGCCGTCCTCGGGCACAAGACCAACGCCGAGAAGAAGCTCGCCCTGGTCTTCACCGCCTACCCCACCAAGCACTCCCGCGTGGGCAACGCGGTCGGCCTGGACACCCCCGCATCCGCCGTCCGCGTCCTGGACGCGCTGCGCGCTGCCGGCTACGGCGTCGAGGGCCACCCGGACAACGGTGACGAGCTGATCCACCGCCTCATCAACGCCGGTGGCCACGACGTGGAGTGGCTGACCGAGGAGCAGCTCGCGGCGGCTCCGGCGCGGGTGCCGCTGGCCGACTACCGGCAGTGGTTCGCGAAGCTGGAGCCGGAGCTGCGCGACTCGATGCTGGAGCACTGGGGCGAGCCGCCGGGCTCGCTGTACGTGGACGGGGACGACATCGTCCTCGCCTCGCTCCAGTTCGGGAACGTGGTGGTGCTGATCCAGCCCCCGCGCGGCTTCGGCGAGAACCCGATCGCGATCTACCACGACCCGGACATGCCGCCCTCGCACCACTACCTGGCCACCTACCGCTGGCTGGAGAACACCTTCGGCGCGGACGCCGTCGTCCACATGGGCAAGCACGGCACGATGGAGTGGCTGCCCGGCAAGGGCCTCGGCCTGTCGGCCGGCTGCGGCCCGGACGCGGTGCTCGGCGAACTGCCGCTGATCTACCCGTTCATCGTCAACGACCCGGGCGAGGGCACCCAGGCCAAGCGGCGCGGCCACGCCACGGTGGTGGACCACCTGGTGCCGCCGATGGCCCGCGCCGACACCTACGGCGACCTCGCGAAGCTGGAGCAGCTGCTCGACGAGTACGCGCTGGTCAGCGACCTGGACCCGACCAAGGCTCCGACGGTGAGGGCGCAGATCTGGACGCTGGTCAAGGCCGCCGAGCTGCACCACGACCTGCATGTCGACGAGCAGCCGGGCGACGACGACTTCGACTCGTTCGTCATGCACATCGACGGCTACCTGTGCGAGATCAAGGACGTCCAGATCCGCGACGGGCTGCACATCCTGGGCGGCGGCCCGGTCGACGAGGCCCGGGTCAACCTCGTCCTCGCGGTGCTGCGCGCCTCGCAGGTGTGGGGCGGCACGGCCAACGCGCTGCCCGGTCTGCGGGCGGCCATCGCCGAGCACTTCGGGCTCAGCGAGAAGGAGCTGCTGGGCGAGCCGGGCGCGGCCGTGAAGGTGCCGGACGGGCTGACCGGGCTGGTGGACGGGCCGGCGCGGACGGGCGCGGACGCGATCGACCTGCTGGAGCAGCTGTGCCGCCGGCTCGCGGAGGGCATGGAGGCGCGCGGCTGGGAGCTCCCGGCGGTGGCCGGCCTGGTCCGGGAGGTGCTGGGCATCGAACTCCCGGCCGCCGTCGCCGTCCTGGGCTTCGCCTGCGAGGAGGTCGTGCCCCGGCTGGCCCGGACGACCGACGAGATCGACCACATCCTGAAGGCGCTGGACGGCGGCTTCGTCCCGGCCGGTCCCTCGGGCTCGCCGACGCGCGGGCTCGTCAACGTGCTGCCGACGGGCCGCAACTTCTACTCCGTGGACCCGAAGGCGATTCCGTCCCGGCTGTCGTGGGAGGTCGGCCAGTCCCTCGCGGACTCGCTGATCGCCCGGTACCTCGCCGACACGGGCGACTACCCGAAGTCGGTCGGTCTGACGGTGTGGGGCACCTCCGCGATGCGCACCCAGGGTGACGACATCGCGGAGATCCTGGCGCTGCTCGGCTGCCGCCCGGTGTGGGACGACGCCTCGCGCCGGGTGACCGGCTTCGAGGTGGTGCCGGTGAGCGAGCTGGGGCGGCCGCGCATCGATGTGACGGTCCGGATCTCGGGCTTCTTCCGGGACGCGTTCCCGCACGTGGTGGGCCTGATCGACGACGCGGTCCGCGCGGTGGCGGAGCTGGACGAGCCGGCCGACGCCAACTACGTACGGGCGCACGCCGACGAGGACACCGCCGAGCACGGCGACCGCCGACGGGCCACGGCCCGCATCTTCGGCTCGAAGCCGGGGGCTTACGGGGCGGGGCTGCTGCCGCTGATCGACGCGCGCAACTGGCGGTCGGACGCGGACCTGGCCGAGGTGTACGCGGTCTGGGGCGGTTACGCGTACGGGCGCGGGCTGGAGGGGCGGGCGGCGCGCGGGGACATGGAGACGGCGTTCCGGCGGATCGCGGTGGCGGCGAAGAACGTCGACACCCGGGAGCACGACCTCGTCGACGCCGACGACTACTTCCAGTACCACGGCGGCATGGTCGCCATGGTGCGGCATCTGACGGGCGAGTCGCCCGAGGCGTACGTCGGGGATTCGGCGACGCCGGATCAGGTGAAGACGCGGACGCTGGGTGAGGAGACGCATCGCGTCTTCCGCGCGCGGGTCGTGAACCCGCGCTGGATGGCGGCCATGCGGCGGCACGGGTACAAGGGCGCCTTCGAGATGGCGGCGACCGTGGACTACCTGTTCGGGTACGACGCGACCGCCGGGGTCGTCGACGACTGGATGTACGAGAAGTTGTCGGCGGAGTACGTGTTCGACGAGACCAACCGGGACTTCATGAAGAAGTCCAACCCGTGGGCGCTGCGCGGGATTTCGGAGCGGTTGCTGGAGGCGGCCGAGCGGGGGCTGTGGGCGGAGCCGGACGCGGAGACGCTGGAGCGGTTGCGGGCCACGTATCTGGAGCTCGAGGGCGATCTGGAGGGGGACGAGTGA